One genomic window of Synergistes jonesii includes the following:
- a CDS encoding ELM1/GtrOC1 family putative glycosyltransferase: protein MNSGDALRVIIILSDGIRGHVNQSRGVAYWLSRLTGAEILESEVPLLTGAAKARAKAASRVLAGGTRRDARDWLAASDGDALIRRVGQWFAERNVQEGAGSVLIISAGSTAAPYNIALGYIWRCACATVMTPSAIGTEPFDFAIVPEHDCPERKPNIFVTLGSPNYVIKERLKKEAQALLSEHPSAAREKWSILVGGDDANYSVTPQWVKRRLGQILNLAQHSGADIFITTSRRTSAAAEKVVRTLAQHSHAVKYLLVASEDEFNPIPAMLGFSTEVFCTEDSVNMVSETITGGHRAVLLRVDHKGGVKGLLQRATAALVNAGALPPSALWGIPKFDLVFDHFARNGSLVEYSDWMRLRRESAEPRGEGDGPAEEFNEAKRAAKWIYDNWK from the coding sequence ATGAACTCCGGAGACGCGCTGAGGGTGATCATAATATTGAGCGACGGCATACGCGGGCACGTCAATCAGAGCCGCGGCGTCGCCTACTGGCTCTCGCGCCTCACGGGCGCCGAGATACTCGAAAGCGAGGTGCCTCTGCTCACGGGCGCGGCCAAGGCCCGCGCGAAGGCCGCAAGCCGAGTGCTCGCCGGAGGCACGAGACGAGACGCGCGCGACTGGCTCGCCGCGTCGGACGGAGACGCGCTGATACGCCGCGTCGGCCAGTGGTTCGCCGAGCGCAACGTGCAGGAGGGCGCGGGCAGCGTGTTGATAATATCGGCCGGCAGCACCGCGGCCCCTTACAACATCGCTCTCGGCTACATCTGGCGCTGCGCGTGCGCCACCGTTATGACGCCGAGCGCGATAGGCACGGAACCCTTCGATTTCGCGATCGTTCCCGAGCACGACTGCCCAGAGAGAAAGCCGAACATATTCGTGACCCTCGGCTCTCCGAACTACGTCATAAAAGAAAGGCTGAAGAAGGAAGCGCAGGCTCTGCTTTCCGAGCATCCTTCCGCCGCGCGCGAAAAGTGGTCGATCCTCGTCGGCGGCGACGACGCGAACTACTCGGTGACGCCGCAGTGGGTGAAAAGGCGCCTCGGGCAGATTTTGAACTTAGCACAGCACTCCGGAGCCGACATCTTCATCACGACGTCGCGCCGCACGAGCGCCGCGGCCGAGAAGGTCGTCAGGACGCTCGCACAGCACTCGCACGCGGTGAAATATCTGCTCGTCGCGTCGGAGGACGAATTCAACCCGATCCCCGCGATGCTCGGCTTCTCCACCGAGGTCTTCTGCACGGAGGACTCGGTCAACATGGTCTCGGAGACGATAACCGGCGGGCACCGCGCGGTGCTGCTGCGCGTCGACCACAAAGGAGGAGTCAAGGGGCTGCTCCAGAGGGCGACCGCGGCTCTCGTCAACGCCGGAGCTCTGCCGCCCTCCGCTCTGTGGGGAATCCCGAAATTCGACCTTGTCTTCGACCACTTCGCAAGAAACGGCTCCCTCGTCGAATACAGCGACTGGATGCGGCTGCGCAGGGAAAGCGCGGAGCCGCGGGGCGAAGGGGACGGACCCGCGGAGGAATTCAACGAGGCGAAGCGCGCCGCGAAATGGATATACGACAATTGGAAATGA
- the kdsB gene encoding 3-deoxy-manno-octulosonate cytidylyltransferase — MKAKKFLGVIPARYASSRLPGKPLLEIGGRTMIEQVYRRALASDVFFRVVIATDDSRIYDAAEKFGADVLMTRTDHPDGSSRVAEIAAKVDADYVINIQGDEPLLDPRMLRELACGISGDGSADSATVCVPIKKEEDFLNPNIVKVVRALNGRALYFSRSPIPFRRSDAGCAVWEHLGIYAFTKEFLLKFVKLPATPLMKTESLEQLRILEHGYSMAVIATKYPSEGPNVNTPEDLEEVRRIFARRKNEER; from the coding sequence ATGAAGGCTAAAAAATTTTTGGGGGTGATTCCGGCACGCTACGCGTCGTCGCGGCTGCCCGGGAAGCCCCTTCTCGAAATAGGCGGCAGGACGATGATCGAACAGGTGTACCGTCGCGCGCTGGCGTCCGACGTATTTTTCCGCGTCGTGATAGCCACGGACGACAGCAGAATATACGACGCGGCTGAAAAATTCGGCGCCGACGTGCTGATGACGCGCACCGACCACCCCGACGGCTCGAGTCGCGTCGCCGAAATAGCGGCGAAGGTGGACGCGGACTACGTGATAAACATACAGGGGGACGAGCCTCTGCTAGACCCGCGCATGCTGCGCGAGCTCGCCTGCGGAATCTCCGGCGACGGTAGCGCCGATTCCGCTACGGTGTGCGTGCCGATAAAAAAAGAAGAGGACTTCCTCAACCCCAACATCGTGAAAGTCGTCCGCGCGCTGAACGGGCGCGCGCTCTACTTCAGCCGTTCGCCGATACCATTCCGCCGCAGCGACGCAGGCTGCGCGGTATGGGAGCATCTCGGCATATACGCCTTCACGAAAGAATTCCTGCTCAAGTTCGTAAAGCTTCCGGCGACGCCGCTGATGAAGACGGAGAGTCTCGAGCAGCTGCGCATACTCGAGCACGGCTATTCGATGGCCGTCATAGCGACGAAATATCCCTCGGAGGGGCCGAACGTCAACACGCCGGAGGACCTCGAAGAGGTGCGGCGCATATTCGCGCGCAGGAAAAACGAAGAAAGATGA
- a CDS encoding 3-deoxy-D-manno-octulosonic acid transferase, producing MSLLRALYGLSIDAFFALSQDSLKAKYSEGNDERQGIIPAEKISLLRGERPLWVHAVSVGEAQAAAPFIKAAREEGYGGKIVLSTTTQTGRAMAERLCSGLYDFHIYYPWDKTKFVRRALDSLRPAAFVAAETELWPNMLGECRERGVPAFLVNGRISDRTWRRISGALSKRIAARAYSLFDKILLRDEEDARRLSSIGVDAAKLHVTGDGKVDALLARKDFSARDEWLEKFGAERPIFMAGSTHAGEDEKALAAFESLRGALPDARLIIAPRHPERSDAVCRLIPPKYVFAKLSQLTPEWDILIVDKIGVLFELYGTARAAFVGGSFTDDGGQNILEPFSWGVPVQYGPHMEDFAQASRAFLAMGAADQVADEKELADAWLRVAAAEEGAKRLELSRRYFEKSRGASARAWKIIKNSLAREENR from the coding sequence CTGTCTCTGCTGCGCGCCCTCTACGGACTTTCGATAGACGCCTTCTTCGCGCTGTCGCAGGATTCCCTCAAAGCGAAGTACAGCGAGGGCAACGACGAACGGCAGGGGATCATCCCTGCGGAAAAAATTTCGCTGCTCCGCGGAGAGCGCCCTCTTTGGGTACACGCCGTCTCGGTCGGCGAGGCGCAGGCCGCGGCGCCCTTCATAAAGGCGGCGCGCGAGGAGGGATACGGCGGCAAAATCGTCCTTTCGACGACGACCCAGACCGGACGCGCGATGGCGGAGCGCCTCTGCTCAGGGCTCTACGATTTCCACATCTATTACCCGTGGGACAAGACGAAATTCGTCCGGCGCGCCCTCGATTCGCTGCGCCCCGCCGCTTTCGTCGCGGCCGAGACGGAGCTGTGGCCCAACATGCTCGGCGAATGCAGGGAGCGCGGCGTGCCGGCCTTCCTCGTCAACGGGAGGATATCGGACAGGACATGGAGGCGCATAAGCGGCGCCCTCTCTAAGCGTATCGCCGCGCGGGCGTACTCCCTTTTCGACAAGATCCTGCTGCGCGACGAAGAGGACGCGCGCCGCCTTTCGTCGATCGGCGTAGACGCGGCCAAGCTGCACGTCACCGGTGACGGGAAGGTCGACGCCCTGCTCGCGCGCAAAGACTTTTCCGCGCGGGACGAATGGCTCGAAAAATTCGGCGCGGAGCGCCCGATATTCATGGCCGGGAGCACGCACGCGGGCGAGGACGAAAAGGCGCTCGCCGCCTTCGAAAGCCTGCGCGGCGCGCTTCCGGACGCGCGGCTCATAATAGCCCCGCGCCATCCGGAAAGGTCCGACGCGGTCTGCCGTCTGATTCCTCCAAAATACGTTTTCGCAAAATTGTCACAACTTACGCCGGAGTGGGATATACTTATCGTAGACAAAATAGGCGTGCTCTTCGAGCTGTACGGCACGGCGCGCGCGGCCTTCGTCGGCGGCAGCTTCACCGACGACGGCGGGCAGAACATCCTGGAGCCCTTCTCGTGGGGCGTGCCGGTACAGTACGGCCCCCATATGGAGGATTTCGCCCAGGCCTCGCGGGCCTTCCTCGCGATGGGGGCGGCGGATCAGGTAGCGGACGAAAAAGAGCTCGCCGACGCCTGGCTCAGGGTCGCGGCCGCGGAAGAGGGCGCGAAGCGGCTTGAGCTCAGCCGCCGATACTTTGAAAAATCGCGCGGCGCTTCGGCGCGCGCGTGGAAAATAATAAAAAATTCGTTGGCACGGGAGGAAAATAGATGA
- a CDS encoding KpsF/GutQ family sugar-phosphate isomerase: MNLPYEREEKNYTVEELVAEGRGILNKEAAALKAATERIGEEMAAAAHLVSRCRGRVVVSGLGKSGHVGRKTAATFASLGVPAFFLHATEGAHGDLGMVCREDVGYFLSNSGETQELIALIPYFKRLGAPIIAVTGNAGSTLAREADIVLNCHVESEADPLKLAPTSSTTLQMALGDAVAGTATLLLGLQKEDFALFHPGGSLGKRLLLRVSDLMGTGERMPITNQGARVRDALFDITSKGYGATAVVDDEGKLVGVFTDGDLRRFIEKEGLEGLDLPVSRAMTTHPRVIAPDRLAAEAVRIVEQWEVSALIVVQEGKPVGMVHIHEILKAGVA, encoded by the coding sequence ATGAATCTGCCGTACGAAAGAGAAGAGAAGAACTATACCGTCGAAGAGCTGGTGGCGGAGGGGAGGGGCATTCTGAACAAAGAGGCCGCAGCGCTCAAGGCCGCGACTGAAAGGATAGGCGAAGAGATGGCCGCCGCGGCGCATCTCGTGAGCCGCTGCCGTGGGCGCGTCGTCGTCTCGGGGCTGGGAAAGTCCGGGCACGTCGGGCGCAAGACCGCAGCGACCTTCGCGTCGCTCGGAGTGCCGGCCTTTTTCCTGCACGCGACGGAGGGCGCGCACGGCGACCTGGGAATGGTCTGCCGCGAGGACGTCGGCTATTTCCTCAGCAACAGCGGCGAAACGCAGGAGCTCATCGCGCTGATCCCCTACTTCAAGCGCCTGGGGGCACCGATAATCGCTGTCACGGGCAACGCCGGTTCGACGCTCGCGCGCGAGGCCGACATCGTTTTGAACTGCCACGTCGAGAGCGAGGCGGACCCGCTGAAACTCGCGCCCACGAGCAGCACGACGCTGCAGATGGCGCTCGGCGACGCCGTCGCCGGCACGGCCACACTGCTGCTCGGGCTGCAGAAGGAAGACTTCGCGCTCTTCCATCCGGGAGGCTCCCTCGGCAAGCGGCTGCTGCTGCGCGTCTCCGACCTCATGGGCACGGGCGAGAGGATGCCGATCACGAACCAAGGGGCGAGAGTGCGCGACGCGCTCTTCGACATAACGAGCAAGGGCTACGGCGCGACCGCGGTGGTGGACGACGAAGGAAAGCTCGTCGGCGTCTTCACCGACGGAGACCTGCGCCGCTTCATCGAAAAAGAGGGGCTCGAGGGGCTCGATCTCCCTGTCTCGCGCGCGATGACGACCCATCCGCGCGTGATAGCGCCTGACCGCCTCGCGGCGGAGGCCGTGCGCATCGTCGAGCAGTGGGAGGTCTCCGCTCTGATAGTCGTCCAGGAGGGCAAGCCCGTCGGCATGGTGCACATACACGAAATACTAAAGGCGGGGGTGGCGTAA
- the kdsA gene encoding 3-deoxy-8-phosphooctulonate synthase — translation MMDVKRVKVRDIEVGGEKLTVAAGPCVLDTFDEALSIAREMKKYCAEFGFNYIFKASFDKANRTSIKSYRGPGLERGLEWLSEIGKEAGVPVVTDIHEPYQAEIAAKHVDLLQIPAFLCRQTDLLAAASRTGRPLNVKKAQFMAPEDMASVVGKCRESGCRDVILCERGTSFGYHELSVDFRSLPVMRALGCPVMFDATHSVQKPGGMGTCSGGDRAFALPLMRAAVAIGVDALFMEVHPDPERAKCDGPNSIPMADVRGALRQVYEIDKVVRGKIGFTDVK, via the coding sequence ATGATGGACGTTAAGAGAGTAAAGGTGCGCGACATAGAGGTCGGCGGCGAAAAACTTACGGTCGCCGCGGGCCCCTGCGTGCTCGACACCTTCGACGAGGCGCTTTCGATCGCCCGCGAAATGAAAAAATACTGTGCGGAGTTCGGCTTCAATTACATATTCAAGGCGTCCTTCGACAAGGCTAACAGGACGTCGATAAAGAGCTACCGCGGCCCCGGGCTTGAAAGGGGGCTCGAATGGCTCTCGGAGATAGGGAAAGAGGCCGGCGTGCCGGTGGTGACCGACATACACGAGCCATATCAGGCCGAGATCGCCGCGAAGCACGTCGACCTGCTTCAGATACCGGCCTTCCTCTGCCGCCAGACGGACCTTTTGGCGGCCGCGAGCAGGACCGGCAGGCCGCTTAACGTCAAGAAGGCGCAGTTCATGGCGCCGGAGGACATGGCCTCCGTCGTCGGAAAGTGTCGCGAAAGCGGCTGCCGCGACGTGATTCTCTGCGAGCGCGGGACGTCCTTCGGCTATCACGAGCTCTCGGTCGACTTCCGCTCTCTGCCTGTGATGCGCGCGCTCGGCTGTCCGGTGATGTTCGACGCGACGCACAGCGTGCAGAAGCCCGGCGGCATGGGGACATGCAGCGGAGGCGACCGCGCCTTCGCACTGCCCCTGATGCGCGCGGCCGTTGCGATAGGCGTCGACGCGCTCTTCATGGAGGTGCATCCCGACCCGGAGCGCGCCAAATGCGACGGCCCGAATTCCATTCCGATGGCCGACGTGCGCGGGGCGCTGCGCCAGGTTTACGAGATAGACAAGGTCGTCCGCGGGAAGATAGGCTTCACGGACGTAAAATAA
- the lpxK gene encoding tetraacyldisaccharide 4'-kinase, with the protein MSKLLRSYLRYVRGESGLSPWSVLYPCQLIASAWMKLRIELFNRGIFSVTDPALPTVSIGNNSFGGTNKTPVAEYIVRQFAESGIRAGVVSRGYRTKEHPPLWIGQDEKSTGRDFAGDEPLMLAKRLPDAKIVVSRNRLEGVKLLAALGAEVAVTDDTFQHRKMARDVDIVLVDSTCPFGNGNIMPAGLMREPMSAFRRADIVVLTKANQTTPEAVAAIKKKLAPYVSEDKIFTADIKLDRWLSISAGDEKKLPRDFSPRGRYIALSAIGNPEGFYSFLGELGVELAGRRTFRDHHFLTEEDVAELENFAGEVGADGFVCTEKDLTNIPHGLFFDRPLYVPSISVAIRDSLAFRRKIAERLRPSFLVASNGHGEDAIGVVLAKKLAERFRCAKIDAFTFVGSGKPYEESGIRVVSPPADMPSGGVVKYHIGDFLRDVRCGLGVAIKEQRDAMRGFIGSYRTPLCVGDVYLASSVLWGQGMKPLLVATAKTIHLSGHLWIEKFFLRRRCVLVFTRDEETAKELAAGGVPAVFYGNPIMDLLDEAKAPAFAWDERGAKVLLLPGSRPRAYEDVKLILDAAALLSRRIECSFVMVPAPTIEIKKLAENLSGWTLSEDMSRLSSGDVTVNICREPVAAAAYGAELLIGLGGTANQLCAGIGIPVVSIIERGKLRQKKLLRDAEILVPPTAEELSSAAFRVLSNSGLRRFMQEAGIKNLGRTGALERVTEYCAKELGWETRCRVYEKYTKYLDAIDDKKGAVNDGR; encoded by the coding sequence ATGTCGAAGCTTCTGCGCAGCTATCTGAGATACGTGCGGGGCGAAAGCGGGCTTTCCCCCTGGAGCGTTTTATATCCGTGCCAGCTTATCGCGTCGGCGTGGATGAAGCTGCGCATAGAGCTTTTCAATCGCGGGATCTTTTCCGTTACCGACCCGGCGCTCCCTACCGTGAGCATAGGCAACAACAGCTTCGGCGGTACGAACAAGACGCCGGTGGCGGAATATATAGTCAGGCAGTTCGCCGAAAGCGGCATAAGAGCCGGCGTCGTGAGCCGCGGCTACCGCACGAAGGAGCACCCGCCCCTCTGGATCGGGCAGGACGAAAAGAGCACGGGGCGCGACTTTGCGGGGGACGAGCCGTTGATGCTCGCGAAGCGGCTGCCTGATGCGAAGATAGTCGTCTCGCGCAACCGCCTCGAAGGGGTCAAGCTGCTCGCCGCGCTCGGCGCTGAGGTCGCCGTGACCGACGACACCTTTCAGCACAGGAAGATGGCGCGCGACGTCGACATAGTCCTCGTGGACTCCACCTGTCCCTTCGGCAACGGCAATATAATGCCGGCCGGGCTGATGCGCGAGCCGATGTCCGCCTTCCGCCGCGCCGATATAGTCGTGCTGACGAAGGCGAATCAGACTACGCCGGAGGCCGTCGCCGCGATAAAGAAAAAACTCGCTCCTTACGTCTCCGAAGATAAAATTTTTACCGCCGATATAAAGCTCGACCGCTGGCTTTCCATCTCCGCCGGCGACGAAAAAAAACTTCCGCGGGACTTCTCGCCGCGCGGCAGATATATCGCGCTCTCGGCGATAGGGAACCCCGAAGGCTTTTACAGCTTTCTCGGGGAGCTCGGAGTAGAGCTTGCGGGGCGCCGCACCTTCAGGGACCACCACTTTCTGACGGAGGAGGATGTCGCGGAGCTCGAAAATTTCGCCGGCGAGGTCGGAGCGGACGGCTTCGTCTGCACAGAAAAGGACCTGACGAACATTCCACACGGGCTCTTTTTCGACCGCCCCCTCTACGTGCCTTCGATATCCGTCGCGATCAGGGATTCTCTCGCCTTCCGCAGGAAGATAGCCGAAAGGCTGCGCCCCTCCTTCCTCGTGGCCTCGAACGGGCACGGCGAGGACGCGATCGGCGTGGTCCTTGCAAAAAAGCTGGCCGAGCGCTTCAGATGCGCGAAAATCGACGCCTTCACCTTCGTCGGCTCCGGCAAACCATACGAGGAAAGCGGCATCCGCGTCGTATCCCCGCCGGCCGATATGCCGAGCGGCGGCGTCGTCAAGTATCACATAGGAGACTTTCTGCGCGACGTGCGCTGCGGGCTCGGCGTCGCGATAAAGGAGCAGCGCGACGCGATGCGCGGCTTTATCGGCAGCTACCGCACGCCGCTCTGCGTCGGCGACGTATATCTTGCGTCGAGCGTCCTATGGGGGCAGGGCATGAAGCCCCTGCTCGTCGCGACCGCCAAGACGATCCACCTCTCGGGGCATCTCTGGATAGAAAAATTCTTTCTGCGCAGACGCTGCGTGCTCGTCTTCACGCGAGACGAGGAGACGGCGAAAGAGCTCGCGGCCGGCGGAGTGCCGGCTGTCTTTTACGGCAACCCGATAATGGACCTGCTCGACGAGGCGAAGGCGCCGGCCTTCGCATGGGACGAGCGAGGCGCGAAGGTGCTGCTGCTTCCCGGCAGCCGCCCGCGCGCCTATGAGGATGTAAAATTGATCCTCGACGCGGCGGCGCTGCTCTCGCGCAGGATCGAATGCAGCTTTGTGATGGTGCCGGCGCCGACGATAGAGATAAAAAAGCTGGCGGAGAATCTCAGCGGCTGGACGCTCTCTGAGGATATGTCGAGGCTCTCGTCGGGCGATGTGACGGTCAACATATGCCGCGAGCCGGTCGCGGCCGCGGCATACGGCGCGGAGCTGCTGATAGGGCTCGGCGGCACCGCGAACCAGCTCTGCGCCGGCATAGGCATCCCGGTCGTTTCGATAATAGAGCGCGGCAAGCTGCGCCAGAAGAAGCTGCTGCGCGACGCCGAAATCCTCGTGCCCCCCACCGCCGAGGAGCTCTCCTCGGCGGCTTTCCGCGTGCTCTCGAACAGCGGGCTGCGCCGCTTCATGCAGGAGGCGGGGATAAAAAACCTCGGACGCACCGGCGCGCTCGAAAGGGTGACTGAGTACTGCGCGAAGGAGCTCGGCTGGGAGACGCGGTGCCGCGTTTACGAAAAGTATACGAAATATCTTGATGCTATAGACGACAAAAAAGGAGCTGTGAATGATGGACGTTAA
- a CDS encoding ABC transporter ATP-binding protein, producing the protein MLKLAKKEEWTSYFRVLKYCVPYKKRLIYAVVCMILSAVASIIPPWLIKNVVDDVLIRKQTQLLNILCVSVVFLYILKAAFAYANLYLMTWVGQKVVIDIRLELYDRTQRLSLATLYSRRSGEFLSRITNDVATLQNILASAVIDFVVQGVTFVGIIGFLIFLNWRLTLVTSLIIPVAALAIDRASSKLRSVGAVIQDRLAMVAAIAQEAVSSIKIVRSFATEEEEYKRFKEESDLHFKAVMKGTQVRGVLEGIVEVILISALAIILWSGGRSVIAGRLTAGGLIAFCTYIGLLVQPVRTLSRVVSSIQQGAASADRIFEILDEKNEVPVAENPQILSPMEGRVSFENVRFGYNDSKMVLNGLSFDIKRGEKVAIVGPTGAGKSTIADLIMRFYDPQGGAVKVDGVDIRAVEIKSYRRQIGVVPQDPVLMKGTLAYNIGYGCKNVTKEALVRAAEMAGIYDFIKTLPRGFDTEVGERGVTLSGGQRQRVAIARAVVRDPKILIMDEATSSLDTLVEQQVQEAMNNAMEGRTAIVIAHRLSTIRDADRIFVLREGAIAEMGTHDELIAAGGQYYKMYAAGNGRHTPEEA; encoded by the coding sequence ATGCTGAAGCTCGCAAAAAAAGAGGAGTGGACGTCGTACTTCCGCGTCCTTAAGTACTGCGTACCGTATAAAAAGCGGCTGATCTACGCGGTCGTCTGCATGATACTTTCCGCCGTCGCGTCGATCATCCCGCCGTGGCTGATAAAGAACGTCGTCGACGACGTCCTGATAAGAAAACAGACGCAGCTGCTGAACATACTCTGCGTCAGCGTGGTGTTTCTTTATATACTGAAGGCGGCGTTCGCCTATGCGAACCTCTATCTTATGACGTGGGTCGGGCAGAAGGTCGTGATAGATATCCGCCTCGAGCTCTACGACCGCACGCAGAGGCTCTCGCTCGCGACCCTCTACAGCAGGCGCTCCGGCGAATTCCTCTCGCGCATCACGAACGACGTCGCGACGCTTCAGAACATCCTTGCGTCGGCCGTCATAGATTTTGTCGTGCAGGGCGTCACTTTCGTCGGCATCATAGGCTTCCTGATCTTTCTCAACTGGCGGCTGACGCTGGTAACATCTCTGATAATTCCCGTGGCGGCGCTCGCGATAGACAGGGCTTCGTCGAAGCTGCGCTCCGTCGGCGCGGTGATACAGGACAGGCTCGCGATGGTCGCGGCGATCGCGCAGGAGGCGGTCTCGTCGATAAAGATAGTCCGCTCCTTCGCCACCGAAGAGGAGGAATACAAGCGCTTCAAGGAGGAGAGCGACCTTCACTTCAAGGCGGTGATGAAGGGCACGCAGGTGCGCGGCGTGCTTGAGGGAATCGTCGAGGTCATCCTCATTTCGGCGCTCGCGATAATCCTCTGGAGCGGCGGGCGCAGCGTCATCGCCGGCAGGCTGACGGCCGGCGGGCTCATCGCATTCTGCACCTATATCGGTCTGCTCGTGCAGCCGGTGCGCACTCTGAGCCGCGTCGTCAGCTCGATACAGCAGGGCGCCGCGTCGGCGGATCGCATATTTGAGATTTTGGACGAAAAGAACGAGGTCCCCGTCGCAGAAAACCCGCAGATTCTTTCGCCGATGGAGGGGCGCGTCTCCTTTGAGAACGTGCGCTTCGGCTATAACGATTCGAAAATGGTTCTGAACGGCCTTTCGTTCGATATAAAGCGCGGCGAGAAGGTCGCGATAGTCGGCCCGACAGGCGCCGGCAAGTCGACGATCGCGGATCTGATAATGCGCTTCTACGACCCGCAGGGCGGCGCGGTCAAGGTCGACGGCGTGGACATACGCGCCGTCGAAATAAAATCCTACCGCCGCCAGATCGGCGTCGTGCCGCAGGACCCCGTGCTTATGAAGGGCACGCTCGCTTATAACATCGGCTACGGCTGCAAGAACGTGACGAAGGAGGCCCTCGTCAGGGCGGCCGAGATGGCCGGAATCTATGATTTCATCAAGACTCTGCCGCGCGGCTTCGATACGGAGGTCGGAGAGCGCGGCGTGACTCTTTCCGGAGGGCAGCGCCAGCGCGTCGCTATCGCGCGCGCCGTCGTGCGCGACCCGAAGATTTTGATAATGGACGAGGCCACGTCTTCGCTCGATACGCTCGTAGAGCAGCAGGTGCAGGAAGCGATGAACAACGCGATGGAGGGGCGCACCGCCATCGTCATAGCCCACCGCCTTTCGACGATACGCGACGCCGACAGGATATTCGTGCTGAGGGAAGGCGCTATCGCCGAAATGGGAACTCACGACGAGCTGATCGCGGCCGGAGGGCAGTACTATAAAATGTACGCGGCGGGCAACGGCAGGCATACGCCGGAAGAGGCGTAG
- the lpxB gene encoding lipid-A-disaccharide synthase — translation MSLFISSGEASGDHYTAALAKKLRAVGYDGEIWGMGGIEPREAGIDVCWPGERLQLLGLTEVLSAIPSILSLLSEMSGRIIERAPEAVVVCDSPDFHLHLIAKLRRRGYRGRIFYISPPSVWAWRGGRAEALRRYVDECLPLFKFEHEYLLSRGCKSKWMGHPLVEEFRKEAPGSAAADSLPDSEKMVAFLPGSRRNEIKKLLPIMRESAEALAGEGWLPVFSVAPGLNPAAHDDMISEFTRSGVRFYAGQGRDLMARARCAIGASGTITVESLILGCYMVVTYRLNPLSAFVARRVIKTRHYAMANILAGCDMFPELLQESATAENITKSALAWLNGDEAFRGGIEETMERARRTLGEEGVYDFWSEEIMKGTGKC, via the coding sequence TTGTCGCTCTTTATAAGCTCCGGCGAAGCGTCCGGCGACCACTATACGGCGGCGCTCGCCAAAAAGCTGCGCGCAGTAGGCTACGACGGCGAAATATGGGGTATGGGCGGAATCGAGCCGCGCGAAGCCGGCATAGACGTTTGTTGGCCGGGCGAGCGCCTTCAGCTGCTCGGGCTGACCGAGGTGCTGTCGGCGATACCGTCGATACTTTCGCTGCTCTCCGAGATGTCCGGCCGCATCATCGAGCGTGCGCCCGAGGCCGTCGTCGTCTGCGACAGCCCCGACTTCCATCTGCACCTTATAGCGAAGCTGCGCAGGCGCGGCTACCGTGGGCGGATATTTTACATATCCCCGCCTTCGGTGTGGGCGTGGCGCGGCGGCCGCGCCGAAGCTCTGCGCCGCTATGTCGACGAATGTCTGCCTCTCTTTAAGTTCGAGCACGAATATCTGCTCTCGCGCGGATGCAAAAGCAAATGGATGGGGCATCCGCTCGTCGAGGAGTTCAGAAAAGAGGCGCCGGGCTCCGCGGCGGCCGATTCTCTTCCTGATTCTGAAAAAATGGTCGCGTTTCTGCCGGGCAGCAGGAGGAACGAGATCAAAAAGCTTCTTCCGATAATGCGCGAGAGCGCGGAGGCCCTTGCCGGCGAGGGGTGGCTCCCCGTATTTTCCGTCGCCCCCGGCCTCAACCCGGCGGCACACGACGACATGATCTCGGAATTCACGCGCTCCGGCGTGCGCTTTTACGCCGGCCAGGGGCGCGATCTGATGGCGCGGGCCCGCTGCGCGATAGGCGCGAGCGGCACGATCACGGTCGAATCTCTGATTCTCGGCTGCTACATGGTAGTGACCTACAGGCTGAATCCGCTGTCGGCCTTTGTGGCGCGCCGCGTGATAAAGACGCGGCATTACGCGATGGCGAACATCTTAGCGGGGTGCGATATGTTCCCGGAGCTGCTACAGGAGAGCGCCACCGCGGAGAACATCACGAAGAGCGCGCTTGCGTGGCTGAACGGCGATGAAGCGTTCCGCGGCGGGATAGAAGAGACGATGGAACGCGCGCGCAGGACGCTCGGCGAAGAGGGCGTCTACGATTTCTGGAGCGAAGAGATAATGAAGGGAACGGGAAAATGCTGA